In the genome of Hymenobacter cellulosivorans, one region contains:
- a CDS encoding DUF4331 family protein, whose product MKKTFTRPILHMGLAATAIVGALAWSGQNTHLEASSHREAPLIADDPLADNTDLYAFRDPNNAEMINIIANYIPLELPQGGPIYNTFGENIRYEIHVKNKTTTTGDDLTYRFTFTRTNEDPDTFFRTRLGKENQKTTYTAELSVNGGAFTPIVTGGVVPPPNIGARSIEGAAGLNTPYNTLMTNAIRTLANGTKVFCGPVDDPFFVDLGGIFDLGGVRPTSARDGVARKNTHTIALQIPISVLQKDGKTGAQAANILDSDYVIGVWASASRQAIRTLNTDGTQSHSGNYVQVSRLGMPLTNEVVIPIGQKDEWNAGNPYGAVAKFDENAMNPELALYMDDSRFGGAVPGLGALRIQSNSLQAFDFRNGKDGLANLTAAQRAGTVFADPTFGPYLLRAGKPRSVDILPIFHTGVPNLPPYQLATGKPLRNPLAAGKPFINNFLPTLGDMLRLNMAVPATPRTLANGAPNPEFSSEGLLAAAVLGLTDTRFNGSAALQAIPNMDGFPNGRRLEDDVTRIELQAVGGVVLAAIGLFYDDFSATATNPVTPQLGGVLGFRTGVEANDTTFKAAFPYMQTPWRGSKSQATVTSQRGAVGMGLQVEAVKVAQNYPNPFTDKTTIHYEVGVKGPLSIVITDMMGRPVKTLVDNKEHKPGTYEMPWKVQNLAAGTYIATVKSGETVLQSIKLVHTN is encoded by the coding sequence ATGAAGAAGACCTTTACCCGTCCGATTCTCCACATGGGATTAGCCGCAACTGCAATTGTTGGCGCCCTGGCCTGGAGTGGACAAAACACCCATCTGGAAGCATCGAGCCACCGTGAAGCCCCGCTTATTGCGGATGACCCACTGGCCGATAACACCGACTTATATGCCTTCCGCGACCCCAACAACGCGGAAATGATCAACATCATTGCCAACTACATTCCGTTGGAACTGCCCCAGGGCGGCCCGATCTACAACACGTTTGGAGAAAATATACGCTACGAAATCCACGTCAAGAACAAGACCACTACTACAGGCGACGACCTGACGTACCGGTTTACCTTCACGCGGACCAACGAAGACCCCGACACGTTCTTCCGGACGCGCCTGGGCAAGGAAAACCAGAAAACGACTTACACGGCTGAGCTCAGCGTGAATGGTGGCGCTTTCACCCCCATCGTTACGGGTGGCGTGGTGCCCCCGCCCAACATCGGCGCCCGTTCTATCGAGGGTGCTGCGGGTTTGAATACGCCCTACAATACGCTCATGACCAACGCCATCCGGACGCTGGCCAACGGCACGAAAGTATTCTGCGGCCCCGTCGACGACCCGTTCTTTGTGGACCTGGGCGGTATTTTCGACCTGGGTGGCGTGCGCCCCACCAGTGCCCGCGACGGTGTAGCCCGCAAGAACACCCACACCATTGCCCTGCAGATCCCGATTTCGGTGCTGCAGAAAGACGGCAAGACCGGCGCTCAGGCCGCCAATATCCTGGACTCGGATTACGTCATCGGTGTGTGGGCTTCGGCCAGCCGTCAGGCTATCCGCACCCTGAACACGGACGGTACCCAGTCGCACTCGGGTAACTACGTGCAGGTGTCGCGCCTGGGCATGCCGCTGACCAACGAAGTCGTAATTCCGATTGGCCAGAAAGATGAGTGGAACGCCGGCAACCCCTACGGTGCCGTGGCTAAGTTCGACGAAAACGCCATGAACCCCGAGTTGGCCCTGTATATGGACGACAGCCGCTTCGGTGGAGCCGTGCCCGGTCTGGGCGCCCTGCGTATTCAGTCCAACTCTTTGCAGGCTTTCGACTTCCGCAACGGCAAAGACGGCCTGGCTAACCTGACGGCCGCCCAGCGCGCCGGTACGGTATTCGCCGACCCCACTTTCGGCCCGTACCTGTTGCGCGCCGGCAAGCCCCGCTCGGTTGATATTCTGCCCATCTTCCACACGGGGGTGCCCAACCTGCCTCCGTATCAGCTGGCTACCGGCAAGCCCCTGCGCAACCCGCTGGCGGCTGGCAAGCCCTTCATCAACAACTTCCTGCCCACGCTGGGCGACATGCTGCGCCTGAACATGGCCGTGCCTGCCACGCCCCGCACTCTGGCCAACGGCGCGCCTAACCCCGAGTTCAGCTCGGAAGGTCTGCTGGCCGCCGCCGTACTGGGTCTGACCGACACACGCTTCAATGGTAGCGCCGCGCTGCAGGCCATTCCAAACATGGATGGTTTCCCCAACGGCCGTCGTCTGGAAGATGATGTGACTCGCATCGAGCTGCAAGCCGTAGGTGGTGTAGTACTGGCCGCTATTGGTCTGTTCTACGACGACTTCTCGGCTACGGCTACCAACCCCGTAACGCCTCAGCTGGGCGGGGTACTCGGCTTCCGGACCGGTGTTGAAGCTAACGACACGACTTTCAAAGCGGCTTTCCCCTACATGCAGACGCCTTGGCGCGGCAGCAAGTCGCAGGCCACAGTTACCTCGCAGCGCGGTGCCGTTGGTATGGGCTTGCAGGTTGAGGCCGTGAAAGTGGCCCAAAACTACCCCAACCCCTTCACCGACAAAACCACGATTCACTACGAAGTGGGCGTGAAAGGGCCATTGTCGATTGTAATTACCGACATGATGGGCCGCCCTGTCAAGACGCTTGTTGACAACAAGGAGCACAAGCCCGGCACGTACGAAATGCCTTGGAAAGTGCAGAACTTGGCCGCCGGCACCTACATTGCCACGGTGAAATCGGGTGAGACGGTGCTGCAGTCCATCAAGCTGGTGCATACCAACTAA